The Rhinolophus sinicus isolate RSC01 linkage group LG15, ASM3656204v1, whole genome shotgun sequence region caatttactttgaTGTAGgtcaaaaaataagatggattaaTGAATGGATTCTACAGGGATAGACATGCAATTAAATACAGCGAAATAGTAATGGAATCTAGGTGTTCACTGTGAAATTCAACTTCACTGTATGTTCGAAGATTTTCATAAAACAATGTTGGAGGTAAAGACATCTTGGGACAATTGATTCAATAAAGACTAGTTAggtaatattagaaaaaaatttggGTCCATTTCTTAGGTATAACAATGGTATTATGATTAAGTAGAAGAGTTTATTTTTAGGATCagtattctaaaatatttggAAGTGAAGTGTCATGATATCTGCAACTTACTTCAGTTCTGCAAGCATTTTAGAGATGGGCAGATAGAAAGAAACAGGACAAATTGTTACAACTGTTGAAACTAGAAGTAGGGTTAAAAGGTGTCCGTTGGCCTTTTCTTTCAactttcatgtttaaaatgtttcagaaaatatgaagaaaaaaaacaaaactacctgGGTCTGAAGTCTCGTGGGGTCACTCCTCCCCTCCAGCTGGACACCGGATGCTAGATGAACACAGGCTGAAGCTTGTCGGCCTGGTCCCATCATGTCAGACAGCGCAGAACAATAGTGGAAGCCTAGTCCTCAGCCGACAGTGCTTCCCTAAAACCATTGCCTAAAACGAAAAGAAGCTACTTTCAGACCAAGCGTCTTcacacaaaggaaaagaataagtaaaacaCAGTGAGTGCCATGCTCATGAAACGATACTCTACAAGTCGCCCACAGTGACCTCCTACTAAAGAGCAGGTGCTTAAGGACTGGAATGAGTAGAAACTCACAAAAGCAACTCCACTTTTGAAATTCCCAAGAGGATAGGGGGACACACTATTTTAGTAACAAATCTTTTGAGCCCTTTTCATTCTAAATTTCAAATCTCAAGAGTCTCCAGTAAGACATTATTTCCAAAACAGGGCTCTGTTACGGTAAACAAGCACTTCCCAGTTCGGCAGTTTTACGGACAGTCTACATCAATAAGTCCTAACCGCTGGTCAAAGAGCAGTTATACTTTACTAGGTAGCTCCAAAGGACATAACTGAATGACTCGAAGTAAGCCTCCAGGATCAGAATATCTAGATTTATGCCAGGATCTGCCATTGACTAGCGGAATGACCTCTCTAAAtcttccatttccccatcttCCCTCCATCTGATACACAGTGAAATACAACATGTGACAGCATCGTGTACGCCATTATGGGGTATACTCTTATCACTGCCTTTCCCCATCCTGAATGCCTCCTGATATACACTTTATTATCCCTGTACTCATCCCGTGTTGATCACACACTTGTGTCAGGTTGTTATTTACCTATTTCACAGGCATATGTCCCATCTTCCCAGCTAGACAAGGTTCCTTGAGGGTAAGGGCCTTGTCTTGCTCTTCTCTGATATTTCCCACAACACAGTGCTTTGAGCATAGCGGACAATTTAACTCAGTATTTGTGGAATTAAGCTGACTTTTTCCATGAACTAACTAGTGTTAAATGTACTGGGGAACTTGTTCTCTGAAAGAATCCCATAGTAAATCAATTGGGAAATTCAGGTTTTAATTTAAGCTGTTGAATAAGCTCAACGTTTGTAGGTTGCATTTGCTTAACGACAGATACATCTGAAGGAATATAAAGGCAGTTGTAGAAGATTCCTTATTTCTAAGGCTGTGGAGACACGATCAAAAACGAAGATGGGAGGAGGCACATGAGCGAGGCCATCAACTGGCCTGGTTATCAGCACAGctcaggggctggaggaaggggcctGGGGGGCGTCTGCAACATTTATGTGGTCAACACTTCCCCTAGGATGCCAAAGGCCTAATAATCCGTTCTCCACAGGAAAAAAACTAGGTGATCCCCACAGTTCCAGGATACCTTAAGtgacactgcacacacacacacacacacacacacacacacacacacacaaacacacagagtcCAGGGATACCCACCCCCAAAATGTTCCCCTGTACAAAGTCCTGGGACATGTCTCTCTTTGCAACCTGTCCCTTTCCAATTGTTCCAGGAAACCACCCAACTTGTTACACCACATACTGTGGGACCTCTCCACAAAGGATCTCTCTCCCACATCCTGAGACACCCCTACAGCTTGTACCTTCATCCACAACTCAGGACAAATCTCCCACCAAACTGTTCCCTCCCAAAGAGTCCCAGGATCCCCCCCAATTTGTTCCCTATACATACTACTGGAATGCCCCCCTCAATCTGTCCTCCCCCACACAATTTTCTCCCAAGTTGTTCCCCCTCACTCTGATTCCAGACACCCCTCCCGTCTGTCTCCTGCTGCTCTGCTGCAGGTGACCCCTGGAATGCTCAAGGCCTGTTTCCTCCCTTGAAACAGGAGGCACTTCCACGGCTTCATTCACCCCCGCAGCCGTTCCTGTGCCTGAGAATCCCGGCACACTCTGATAGTCTGCTTCTTCCCCCACAGACCTTGGGCAGCTCCATAACCTGTCTCCACGCCCACAGGTGTAAGACGGCCCAGAGGCCAGGTTCCTCCTTGCTAGCCCCAGGACACTTCTCCCTCCTGTCTCCTGCTCTGAAGCCCCTGGGCGCTCTGTGGACGGTCTCCGCACCACTGTGAGGCCCAAGACAGCAGCATTCGCCTCTTCTCCAGTAGACCCAGTCACCCACACAGCAGCAGGCACACGCCCCGCCATGGGAACTCCCACCGCTGCAAGCACCCCCAAAGACAGAGGTACCCTCACAGCCTCAGGGACTACTCCATCGGGTCTCCTTCTCCACATGCCTGACACACCTTCAGAGCCAGTCGCCCTGTCCACGGGTCCTGGAGCCCTGGATGCAGGAGGCCCCTCAGCTGCCGGTCTCCTTCCCCATACACCTGGGACATCCCCAGAGTTAGGATCACCCACCATCGGCACAGGAACCCCAGCAGCTGTAGGTGCTCCCACAGCCATGGCAACTCTAGAAGCCACAGGCATCTCAGCAGTTTGTCTTCTGTCCGATAAGCCCAAGAGACTCCCGGAGATTGTCTGGTCCCCCTCAGGCCCAGGTACCCCCGTGGCTGTGCACAGTCCCACAGCCATGGGTACCCCCGCCATTTGTTTCCCTCCCGACAAGCCCGAGATGCCCCCAGGACCCATCTTTTCCCTTCTGGGCCCAGGCATCCTGGCGGTGGCGGGCATCACCCTTCTTGTGGGACCCTTGGCATCTGCAAATACTTgcactgtctctgtctctccccataAGCCTGAGACACCTCCAGAACCAGTCTCCTCCCACACAGGCCTGGGAGCCACGGGCACCCCTACAGTCACAGGTACTCCGGGAGCCTGTTTCCTTCCTGGCAAGTGTGAGAAAACCCCAGAGCCAGTCTCCACTCCCAGAGGACCAGGTACCCTCGAAGCCATGGACACCTCAGCAGCCACAGGATCCCTGGCACTCTGTCTCCTCCACGATCGTGTGACACCCCCAGAGCCAGTCTCCTCCCCAACAAGTCCAGGTACCTCAGGAGCCGCGGAAACCCTATCAGTCATGGGAACCTCAATACCCTGTCTCCTTCCCCATGATCCTGGAAAAGCCGCAGAACCAGCATCCTCTCTCACAGGCCACAGCTCTTCGGGGGACACAGGGACCCCTGAAGCCACGGGTATTCTGGCAGTCTGAACTCTCTCCCACAGATTCAAGACATCACTAGAGCTGCTTTCCGGACACATGGGGCCAGACACCCACACAGCAGCAGGCACCCTCCCCGACCCAGACACATCCATAGCTGCAGGCAGCCCTGTGGCTGGAGCACACCTGTGCTTGGGCATGCCAGATGCCTCGGACACCCCCACTGTCTCCGGCAAGCCCATAGCTTGTCTCCTCCTGCACAAACAGGAAATATCCTCATAGCCAGTCTCTTGATCCACAGACCCAGAGACCCCTAAAGCTGTGGGCACCACAGCCTCTTGCTCCCCCATAGCCTGCCTCCTTTCCCACAGACTCAGGACATTCCCACAGCATGTCTCCTCCCCAATAACCCCTGGCACTGCATCAGCCAAAGGTACCCCCACAGCCTGCTGCCTGTCCCACAAGCCTGGGATGCCACCATACTGCCCATGTTCGCCCATGGCTCCTAGTACCACCCCAGCCTGGGATACCCCCACAGGCTGTTCTGTTCCCCACACACCCGGGACATTCCCACAGCCTGTCTCCTTCCCCAAAGCCCTAGGTACTCCCATAGCCTGTCCTACACCCCACAGGCCTGGAGCAACCGCAGGACCTGCCTTCTGCTCATCAGGACTAGATACCTCTGCAGTCTGTGCAGCTTCCCATGGCCCTCGGTCACCTCCAGAGCCTGTCTCTACCCACACAGCCTGTCCCCTTTCACTAAATCCTGGGTCACCACCATGTCTAGTTTCTTCTTCAGAACAAGGCACCTCTACAGGCTGCCCAGTGCCCCACAGGCCAGGGATACCCCTAGGGCCTACATCCTCCAGAGCTTGTCTCCTCCGCCACAAGCCTGGAGTTTCCTCCTCCACAGCTCTGGACACCCccatagcctgtgccctgccccatACGCCTAGGGTATCCCCACACACTGCCTCTTGTGCCAGAGCCCCAGGCACCTGCACTGACAGACCCCTCTCCCACAGACCTGGTGTACCCCCAtagcctctccctccctccacagctCTGGGTACCTCCACAGCCTCAGGCCACACCATGGCACCAGGAACTCCCATAGTTGGTGCTTTTGGCCACCGGCCTGGGGCAGCGCCATAACCTATCTCCTCCACAGCTCCAGGCACCCCCTCCGCTTGTCCTCTCCCCAGCAGGTGTGGCGCAATCCCAGACCTTGTCTCCACAGTCCCAGGCACCCCCACAGAAGGCACCCTCACAGCCTGTCCCTGCCCACAGGAGCAGGAGGGCCTCTCACAATCCGGCCCTACGTCAGGAGCTGCAGATATTCCTGAGGCCTGGGGGACTGTCCTAGCCTGTCCTTTCACCCACGGTCCTGTGAGGCCACGGCGGCTGGTCTCTATCCATGAAGCCTGGCCAGGTATACCCCTTTCAACTGGCCCTTCTCCTGCAGGCACAGGATGGAGCTCgactctgcttccttccccacaTCCTAAAGCTGCCCTCATAGCCTGCACCTTCAACCACAGCTCCAGAATACTCTCGCGCCCCATAGATCCCGGACGACCTTTTCTCTCACAGCCCCGAGGACTCCTATCAagtgcctcctcctcccccccaatGTCAGTCGCCCACACAGACCCGGCAGGCCCCACCACCTGGGGCTCCCCCACGGCCCCGTTCACCCACACAGCCCCAGGGTCCCTTGCAGCCTCAATTGAGCCTGAAGGGCCAGGTGTCTCCGAAGCCTCGTTCGCCCCTTCGGCCTCAACTGTCTCGGCCGCTCGTCTTCTCCGCCGTGGCTGTCGACAGTCCTGCAGCCTTTCTGCACTCACACAGCGCGTCTCCCACACCGAGGACCTCACCCGGCGACTAGATCCACGGCCTCGGGAAGTCCCTGCACCCCATCTCTTCCCCCATGGCCGCCGAGCTCCGCGCCCCGACCTGCCGGGCCCCACCCCGCGGCCCGGCATCTCTGCCACCCGCTCGCCCCTGCGCAGCCTCGGCAAGGCCCCACGGCCAGCCGCCCTGCTCATAGCTCGAGGACAATTCCCGTCTCCCCCAACGCAGCCCCAGGGCACTTTGTCTTAACACCTTGTTCCCAAGGCTGCtccacacacgcactcacacactcAGCTCCAACCTCGTAGCCTTattccctcccagccccccacccctgcccagccctgcacgTCCGCCCCCCAGTCCCGGATCCCCCAAAGCCTAGGCAGGAGAATAGGTAATTGGGGGCGACGAGCGGCAGGATCTGCCCCGGGTCAGGGCCTGCTCTCCCCCAGGTCCATGATTCCTAACGCAGCTTCCCAGAATCCCCCCAGCGCCAGCCCGAGCCCACCTGGCCTAAGGCAGGGCGCGGCTACTGGGAAGTGGGCGGGGGGTCCCAATTAGGCCTCGCTTCCGGCCGCTCGCCTAGTCGCCATAGCAACCGGCGCGGGGCGGCTTGGGAGCCGTTAGGGAGCCTAAACCACCTAAGCGTCCAGGGGCTGCATGGCGGGAGGTTTTGCAGCCACTGCACATGGGGCTGGGGCCCAGAACAGATTAGGGCAGAAGCCTCGGTTTCGCAATGGAGCCAGCACCGAAAGATCGGAGAAGTACGAGCAGAAAGACGGTACGGATGAGGAATGGCCTTCAGAGGCTCCCGTAGCACCTCCCAGCTCTGTGGGATCCTCTAGGCACCGCCCTGCTTAGACCACCCGGAAACAGCttcgccccgccccgccccacgtGGGGCCCCGCCTCCCGGCGGTGCGACCCAAAGGCTCCACCGGCTGTCCGCGGCCCGCTCCCCGATGGCTCACTACCAGGAGGTGAGTGTGTCCGGTTTCGAGGACTTCAGCCGGGCTGTGGAGCTGCACAAAGGCAAGACCATTTTCGCCTACTTCACCGGTTCTAAGGACGCCGAAGGGAAAAGCTGGTGCCCCGACTGCGTGCAGGGTGAGGCCGGGATTCGGGGGCTGCCGCCCAGAGGAAATGACGGGAAGGCCGAGGCTATAGAGAGcggggctggggagaggcagagggagtcTTGCCCCCGGAGATCTGCAGGGCgatcagagctgtcatcttgCCTCCTTCTCCTACcttgttcccttctctcctgctgtGAAGTCCTTCC contains the following coding sequences:
- the LOC141568944 gene encoding uncharacterized protein LOC141568944 → MSRAAGRGALPRLRRGERVAEMPGRGVGPGRSGRGARRPWGKRWGAGTSRGRGSSRRVRSSVWETRCVSAERLQDCRQPRRRRRAAETVEAEGANEASETPGPSGSIEAARDPGAVWVNGAVGEPQVVGPAGSVWATDIGGEEEALDRSPRGCERKGRPGSMGRESILELWLKVQAMRAALGCGEGSRVELHPVPAGEGPVERGIPGQASWIETSRRGLTGPWVKGQARTVPQASGISAAPDVGPDCERPSCSCGQGQAVRVPSVGVPGTVETRSGIAPHLLGRGQAEGVPGAVEEIGYGAAPGRWPKAPTMGVPGAMVWPEAVEVPRAVEGGRGYGGTPGLWERGLSVQVPGALAQEAVCGDTLGVWGRAQAMGVSRAVEEETPGLWRRRQALEDVGPRGIPGLWGTGQPVEVPCSEEETRHGGDPGFSERGQAVWVETGSGGDRGPWEAAQTAEVSSPDEQKAGPAVAPGLWGVGQAMGVPRALGKETGCGNVPGVWGTEQPVGVSQAGVVLGAMGEHGQYGGIPGLWDRQQAVGVPLADAVPGVIGEETCCGNVLSLWERRQAMGEQEAVVPTALGVSGSVDQETGYEDISCLCRRRQAMGLPETVGVSEASGMPKHRCAPATGLPAAMDVSGSGRVPAAVWVSGPMCPESSSSDVLNLWERVQTARIPVASGVPVSPEELWPVREDAGSAAFPGSWGRRQGIEVPMTDRVSAAPEVPGLVGEETGSGGVTRSWRRQSARDPVAAEVSMASRVPGPLGVETGSGVFSHLPGRKQAPGVPVTVGVPVAPRPVWEETGSGGVSGLWGETETVQVFADAKGPTRRVMPATARMPGPRREKMGPGGISGLSGGKQMAGVPMAVGLCTATGVPGPEGDQTISGSLLGLSDRRQTAEMPVASRVAMAVGAPTAAGVPVPMVGDPNSGDVPGVWGRRPAAEGPPASRAPGPVDRATGSEGVSGMWRRRPDGVVPEAVRVPLSLGVLAAVGVPMAGRVPAAVWVTGSTGEEANAAVLGLTVVRRPSTERPGASEQETGGRSVLGLARRNLASGPSYTCGRGDRLWSCPRSVGEEADYQSVPGFSGTGTAAGVNEAVEVPPVSREETGLEHSRGHLQQSSRRQTGGVSGIRVRGNNLGENCVGEDRLRGAFQ